The Moorena producens PAL-8-15-08-1 genomic interval ACTTATCGAGCCACTTGCGATACTCAATCAACAACAGATCTGATGTTTTGAGTGGCAAATACAGAGAGTTTAGGCTTGTTCCCAATCGCTCCACTTCTGCCTGCTGTCCCACCACAAGTGGTAAATCTTCTTCTAAGAATTTGTCTCGGTACCAGTGTTCCATCCAACGAGGTTGTAGCTTCAGTTTCCAGGTAGAATAATTATTATAATTCCTAATAATAATACGGCATTTGCCTTTACCTATAGGAAGGGAATAAAGTGCTGCTCCACCGATACGAACTGATTTTTCCTCTCTTGAGCTTCTGTAGGTCACTAAATTGGGAGCAACGAAATCAAGGTTTACCCATGGGCTATTCTTTTGCCTGGTTTTTCGGTACCTGCCTCGAATCCCAAGAGTAGAACTTTCCAGGACTTCCATTTCTAAGGGTTGAGCGTATTTTCGACTACTTAGGGTGCCCTCGTGGCTGATGTAGAGGTGAGAGGGATCGAGGGCATTTTCTATAAAATAGCTTTGGTCGTAGGGGAGGTCTATCATATAGTCTGAGCTAGCAACTGTAGGATTGTCCAAATCCGCTACAGTTGGGATGCCCTCGAGATCAGCAGCTTCAGGTTTCCCCATCCATACCCAGACAATACCTTGCCGTTCGACAACCGTAAACGATTGCACACAGGCTTTGGCTGGAATCTTGGCATCTTCTGGTAACTGGGGAATGTGCAAACATTGACCATCTTGACCAAATTGCCAGCCGTGATATAAGCACTCGATTTTACCATCAATGATTTGTCCGTCCGAGAGTTTAGCGGCGCGGTGAGGGCAGCGGTTTGTTAAACAAGCTAGCTTACCATCTTGGTTTCTGAACAATACCAAAGGCTCGTCGTACAGGGAGAAGCTGTAAGGACGGTCTGTGGGCAGGTCTTGCACAAAGGTGACAGGATACCAGCTCTGCTGCCAGTTGAACTCTTGCTGTGTTTCAATTATTGGAGCGGTGGCAGTTTTTTTTACTGCTTCTGGTTTTTTGGTATCAACTCTCATCGATAACTTCCTCTATGAAACAACTGACCATCAAA includes:
- a CDS encoding Rieske 2Fe-2S domain-containing protein, coding for MRVDTKKPEAVKKTATAPIIETQQEFNWQQSWYPVTFVQDLPTDRPYSFSLYDEPLVLFRNQDGKLACLTNRCPHRAAKLSDGQIIDGKIECLYHGWQFGQDGQCLHIPQLPEDAKIPAKACVQSFTVVERQGIVWVWMGKPEAADLEGIPTVADLDNPTVASSDYMIDLPYDQSYFIENALDPSHLYISHEGTLSSRKYAQPLEMEVLESSTLGIRGRYRKTRQKNSPWVNLDFVAPNLVTYRSSREEKSVRIGGAALYSLPIGKGKCRIIIRNYNNYSTWKLKLQPRWMEHWYRDKFLEEDLPLVVGQQAEVERLGTSLNSLYLPLKTSDLLLIEYRKWLDKFGTSLPFYQGYSTRKLPQKESEDNQQPAPLDRLRRHTQICGSCNRAYQVTNRLRLLWE